A part of Blastopirellula marina genomic DNA contains:
- a CDS encoding cytochrome C oxidase subunit IV family protein has translation MSEPSEVPPHGEPLPDAHLENDETLHATTGNGKYWVVFVALCVLTLCSFLTYFEWWDTAIPAKVSMAFMMAVSCGKALLVMLFFMHLLWEANWKWVLTIPAAMMAIFLTCMLIPDIGLRTENYSEERWYHAPVPHIESADNAAADATNAPH, from the coding sequence ATGAGCGAACCTAGCGAAGTCCCACCCCATGGCGAGCCACTTCCAGATGCCCATCTGGAAAACGACGAGACCTTGCACGCGACCACCGGCAACGGCAAGTATTGGGTCGTGTTTGTGGCGTTGTGCGTCTTGACCCTTTGCTCGTTTCTCACCTATTTCGAATGGTGGGACACCGCGATTCCAGCAAAGGTCAGCATGGCCTTCATGATGGCCGTCTCTTGCGGTAAGGCGTTGCTGGTGATGTTGTTCTTCATGCATTTGCTATGGGAAGCGAACTGGAAATGGGTTCTCACGATCCCGGCAGCCATGATGGCTATCTTCCTCACTTGTATGTTGATTCCTGATATCGGCCTGCGAACCGAGAATTACTCGGAAGAGCGTTGGTATCATGCTCCGGTTCCCCACATCGAATCGGCCGATAATGCTGCCGCAGATGCGACCAACGCGCCCCATTAA
- a CDS encoding ATP-binding cassette domain-containing protein, with protein MISPRAVSIENVSHFYGKRQALADVSLSIDPGEIFVFLGPNGGGKSTLFRLLSTLMPLRHGSISIYGRTVTAHQHEVRQQIGVVFQMPSLDKKLTVRENIDQQAALYGVAGQTLKERTSVLLEKLELADRQNDVTEDLSGGLRRRVELAKGMLHSPKVLLLDEPSTGLDPAARQAMWRYLEFLRRDQGVTIVLTSHLLEEAEKADRIAILDQGHLVALDTPDALKDRIGGDTITIRTRQPQALLEKLHNDLNLSATEVSEFVRLETEDGPGTIRTIMQSASDLVDAITLAKPSLEDVFIAMTGRQFSEEVS; from the coding sequence ATGATTTCCCCCCGCGCTGTCTCGATCGAGAACGTTTCCCATTTCTATGGAAAGCGACAAGCGCTCGCGGATGTTTCGTTATCGATCGATCCGGGCGAGATCTTTGTCTTCCTTGGACCGAACGGGGGAGGCAAATCGACGCTGTTTCGACTGCTCTCAACCCTCATGCCCCTGCGTCACGGTTCGATAAGTATCTATGGCCGCACCGTAACGGCTCATCAGCATGAAGTGCGTCAGCAGATTGGCGTCGTCTTTCAAATGCCCAGCCTCGATAAGAAACTAACAGTCCGAGAGAACATTGATCAGCAAGCCGCGCTATACGGTGTGGCTGGTCAAACGCTAAAGGAACGGACAAGCGTTCTGCTGGAAAAGCTGGAACTCGCTGACCGCCAGAACGACGTGACCGAAGACCTCTCGGGCGGGCTCCGTCGTCGAGTGGAATTGGCCAAAGGCATGCTCCACTCGCCGAAGGTTCTGTTGCTGGACGAACCGAGTACCGGACTCGATCCTGCGGCTCGTCAGGCCATGTGGCGTTACCTGGAATTCCTTCGCCGTGATCAAGGTGTCACCATCGTGCTGACCTCCCATTTACTGGAAGAGGCAGAAAAGGCGGATCGAATTGCGATTCTCGATCAAGGTCACTTGGTAGCGTTGGATACGCCGGACGCCCTCAAGGATCGTATCGGCGGCGACACCATCACCATACGTACGCGTCAACCGCAAGCGTTGCTCGAGAAGTTACATAACGACCTCAATCTGAGCGCGACTGAGGTCAGCGAATTCGTGCGGCTCGAAACCGAAGATGGACCGGGCACGATCCGCACGATCATGCAATCGGCCAGCGACTTGGTCGACGCGATCACTTTAGCTAAGCCGTCCTTAGAAGATGTTTTTATTGCGATGACGGGGCGACAATTTTCTGAGGAGGTATCCTAA
- a CDS encoding ABC transporter permease translates to MTSESLSTPKPLTAAWSLCYREIIRFLRQRNRIIGAIGQPIIFWLLFGTGLTGVFRTQGEGGSDESFTVYFFPGTLLLIVLFTAIFATISIIEDRNEGFLQSVLVSPIPRWSMVLGKVLGGTILAVGQAMIFLCLGYFVGISLSVIQFLAIFGILVVASIGLTSLGFWLAWRMDSTQGFHAVMNLLLMPMWLLSGAFFPIPTGDAITSPGQWVLSWVMTLNPVTYALGAIRRILHAEVAPSFLGGASGGQFWLPSVSFGVTITLLFAIVMFALSCRAATKTRRGDWL, encoded by the coding sequence ATGACCTCCGAATCCCTCTCGACGCCCAAGCCGCTGACGGCCGCATGGTCGCTTTGTTACCGCGAAATCATTCGTTTCCTTCGTCAACGGAATCGAATCATCGGCGCAATTGGACAACCCATTATCTTTTGGCTGTTGTTCGGCACCGGTTTGACAGGCGTTTTTCGCACGCAAGGGGAGGGGGGAAGTGACGAAAGCTTTACCGTATACTTTTTCCCGGGAACGCTGCTCCTAATTGTGCTGTTCACGGCCATCTTTGCCACGATCTCGATTATCGAAGATCGCAACGAAGGCTTCCTGCAATCGGTGCTTGTATCGCCAATTCCGCGGTGGTCGATGGTGCTGGGCAAGGTACTCGGAGGCACCATCCTGGCAGTTGGCCAAGCGATGATTTTCCTATGCCTCGGTTATTTTGTTGGCATCTCCCTGTCGGTAATTCAGTTCCTTGCGATCTTCGGGATCCTGGTTGTCGCGAGTATTGGCCTCACGTCGCTCGGCTTTTGGCTGGCCTGGCGAATGGACTCGACGCAGGGTTTTCATGCGGTTATGAATCTGCTGCTCATGCCCATGTGGCTTCTTTCCGGAGCATTCTTTCCAATTCCCACCGGCGATGCGATTACGTCGCCCGGGCAATGGGTATTGAGTTGGGTAATGACGCTAAATCCCGTGACTTACGCCTTGGGGGCGATTCGCCGGATCCTGCATGCCGAGGTTGCCCCAAGCTTTCTCGGAGGGGCCTCGGGAGGGCAGTTCTGGTTGCCAAGTGTCTCCTTTGGCGTAACGATTACTTTGCTATTTGCGATTGTGATGTTTGCTCTATCTTGTCGCGCCGCCACCAAGACACGACGAGGAGATTGGTTATGA
- a CDS encoding SCO family protein, protein MKPITGIFVSAVLLILLGITMLWAAMNRTPRPLAMEIDDHAGSSEEMELDRQIPPFELTSAEEEPFNTETLKGNVWVASFFFTSCPSICKLQNQQIAILQEDFADDGVKFVSITCDPTNDTPEVLRKYAESMQAEPGIWTFLTGDMDKLKPIVEDSFQVMFETQTHSDRLMVIDKSGKLRGTFRATQDSDFRRAKKMIEKLLEEPYEAQEDVQKAEVAKGEDEPRKQTMESFQLTDSLEQPFDSKSLKDQVWLGSFFYTSCPGSCRMQNLEIAKLRDEFKDRGLKMVSITCDPETDTPAMLAGYASVFQADPSRWYFVRGEFDTIKRIGDEFFDIEVKEQYHSDRIFLVNREGKVIDSFRTSKPEQMEAARKKLDEMLPPAEKATTEESQTDTADEAPEKKD, encoded by the coding sequence ATGAAACCGATTACCGGAATTTTTGTATCTGCCGTGCTGCTCATCTTGCTGGGAATCACCATGCTGTGGGCCGCCATGAATCGGACACCTCGCCCGCTGGCAATGGAAATCGACGACCATGCTGGCTCGTCCGAAGAGATGGAACTGGATCGACAGATTCCGCCGTTTGAGTTGACGTCGGCTGAAGAAGAACCGTTCAACACAGAAACTCTGAAAGGGAACGTGTGGGTAGCCAGCTTCTTCTTCACATCCTGCCCATCCATTTGCAAGTTGCAAAATCAACAAATTGCTATCTTGCAGGAAGACTTCGCCGATGATGGTGTCAAGTTCGTCAGCATCACCTGCGATCCCACCAATGACACACCGGAAGTGCTACGTAAGTACGCCGAGTCGATGCAAGCCGAGCCAGGTATATGGACCTTTCTGACTGGTGACATGGATAAGTTGAAGCCGATCGTGGAAGACTCGTTTCAGGTCATGTTCGAGACCCAAACACACAGCGACCGCTTGATGGTCATCGACAAAAGCGGCAAGCTTCGTGGCACATTCCGCGCTACGCAAGACTCCGATTTCCGCCGCGCGAAAAAGATGATCGAAAAGCTGCTGGAAGAACCCTACGAAGCGCAGGAAGACGTTCAGAAGGCTGAAGTTGCGAAAGGGGAAGACGAGCCCCGCAAGCAAACCATGGAAAGCTTCCAACTGACAGACAGCCTAGAACAACCGTTCGATAGTAAATCGCTCAAGGATCAAGTTTGGCTAGGAAGCTTCTTCTACACTTCCTGCCCTGGCTCTTGCCGCATGCAGAATCTGGAAATCGCCAAGCTGCGTGACGAGTTCAAAGATCGCGGACTCAAAATGGTGAGCATTACCTGCGATCCAGAGACCGATACACCGGCAATGCTGGCCGGCTATGCTTCTGTTTTCCAGGCTGATCCTAGCCGCTGGTACTTTGTGCGAGGTGAATTTGACACCATCAAGAGAATTGGTGATGAGTTTTTCGATATCGAAGTGAAGGAACAGTATCACAGCGATCGCATTTTTCTTGTGAACCGGGAAGGCAAAGTGATCGACTCGTTCCGCACAAGCAAGCCAGAACAAATGGAAGCTGCCCGCAAAAAGTTGGACGAAATGCTTCCGCCTGCCGAGAAAGCCACAACGGAAGAATCTCAGACCGACACCGCCGATGAAGCCCCCGAGAAGAAGGACTAG
- a CDS encoding DUF420 domain-containing protein codes for MDLVTLLPHVNASLNGLATLLLIIGFVLIKQGKVNAHKWTMLGCFGVSIVFLGCYLVYHALLTGHGKAFPDYPPNWIRYSYYAMLLTHVVLAAAVPFLAVITIYHGLKDNRAAHRRIAKWTFPIWLYVSVTGVLVYLCLYQFFPAEAAM; via the coding sequence GTGGACCTGGTAACTTTATTGCCGCATGTGAATGCCTCGCTCAACGGCCTGGCAACCTTGCTGCTAATCATTGGTTTCGTACTGATTAAGCAGGGGAAAGTAAACGCCCATAAGTGGACGATGCTTGGCTGCTTTGGCGTTTCGATCGTCTTTCTAGGATGCTATTTGGTTTACCACGCACTACTCACTGGGCACGGTAAGGCGTTCCCAGACTATCCTCCGAATTGGATTCGGTACAGCTATTACGCGATGCTGCTAACGCATGTCGTACTTGCGGCGGCCGTTCCCTTCCTGGCGGTCATCACCATCTATCACGGCTTGAAGGACAATCGGGCGGCTCACCGGCGTATTGCCAAATGGACGTTTCCGATCTGGCTTTATGTTTCCGTGACCGGTGTCTTGGTGTATCTTTGTTTGTATCAGTTCTTTCCGGCCGAAGCGGCTATGTAA